A genomic segment from Propionibacteriaceae bacterium ZF39 encodes:
- a CDS encoding MFS transporter — MTEPRRQRLWTLPFVTLSVSRTAVGFTFYLLVPTIAAYAIRAYDVTEEGAGWASSSFFFGALIARALSGWVLQRHGSRAVVLTSLAGLLLASLGYLLPVGFAGLLALRTAHGIGFGFAATALTSAAMILAPATRRAEASGWFLVGVNLATGLAPFIALALVTSSFGDAGVFWLTAAFAIAALLAALPVARSIPGPPEASGATGAGLRGLMDARALPIAGVAGLCTLAYGAILTYLNLHAAERGLLGAAGFFFLIYAAVTLVSRPLSGILQDRGNDDVVMIPLLVVCSAGIALTAVATSPVALFVAAGLLGLGMGTTISAGQAVAVAKVGSGRIGLGLSTYWVVIELGSAVGPLLFGFLARPLGFGNMFLVAATFPLAALLLYVLVARRVASASD, encoded by the coding sequence GTGACCGAACCCCGACGCCAGCGACTCTGGACGCTGCCGTTCGTCACGCTGTCGGTGTCACGCACGGCGGTGGGGTTCACGTTCTATCTGCTGGTGCCGACCATTGCGGCGTACGCGATCCGTGCCTATGACGTCACGGAGGAAGGCGCCGGCTGGGCGAGTTCGTCGTTCTTCTTCGGGGCGCTGATCGCGCGCGCCCTCTCGGGGTGGGTGCTGCAGCGCCATGGCTCCCGCGCCGTCGTGCTCACATCGCTCGCAGGACTGCTCCTGGCCAGTCTCGGCTATCTCCTGCCGGTGGGCTTCGCCGGGCTGCTCGCCCTGCGGACCGCCCACGGGATCGGTTTCGGCTTCGCGGCGACGGCGCTGACCAGCGCGGCGATGATCCTGGCCCCGGCCACCCGGCGGGCGGAGGCCTCGGGCTGGTTCCTGGTCGGGGTGAATCTCGCGACGGGGCTGGCCCCCTTCATCGCGCTCGCGCTGGTGACGTCCTCGTTCGGGGACGCCGGGGTCTTCTGGCTCACGGCGGCGTTCGCCATCGCTGCCCTGCTGGCCGCGCTGCCGGTTGCCCGGTCGATCCCGGGCCCACCCGAGGCGTCCGGAGCCACCGGAGCCGGGCTCCGGGGGCTCATGGACGCGCGGGCTCTGCCGATCGCGGGGGTGGCGGGGCTGTGCACGTTGGCGTACGGCGCGATCCTCACCTATCTCAACCTCCACGCCGCCGAACGCGGACTGCTCGGGGCCGCCGGCTTCTTCTTCCTCATCTATGCCGCAGTCACCCTCGTCTCGCGTCCCCTGTCGGGAATCCTGCAGGACCGGGGCAATGACGATGTGGTCATGATTCCCCTGCTGGTGGTGTGCTCAGCAGGCATCGCCCTGACCGCGGTGGCGACCAGCCCTGTCGCGCTGTTCGTGGCAGCGGGTTTGCTCGGCCTGGGCATGGGCACCACCATCAGCGCGGGCCAGGCGGTGGCCGTGGCCAAGGTCGGCTCGGGCCGCATCGGGCTGGGGCTGTCGACCTATTGGGTCGTGATCGAACTGGGGAGCGCAGTCGGGCCGTTGCTGTTCGGCTTCCTCGCCCGCCCACTCGGCTTCGGGAACATGTTCCTGGTCGCGGCAACCTTCCCCCTGGCGGCCCTGTTGCTCTATGTCCTCGTCGCCCGCCGCGTGGCGAGCGCCTCGGACTGA
- a CDS encoding MFS transporter translates to MTKRNSTSTASGRPASLWTPTFVMLAIALLGVGFTFYLLVPTMAGYAVAKYGASATEAGLASSSFFFGAVAARALAGRALVRFGTRSVVLGSVVWLLVSCASYLLPVGLAGLIVLRIIHGVGFGFAATALVSAAMAMIPPTRRAEGSGWFLMGMTLATGFAPFVALVLVNSSVGQTGVFWLSLGCAALAVGCVAAVARSLPGRPANPPPTVRGLGGLIDRKAVPIGLVIGACAFAYALVLAYLNLHAGQRNLIEAAGLYFLVYAIVIMVSRPVAGMLQDRYNDDVVTIPLLLTFAVGLVITAVATHPVALLVGAALVGLGYGTMLSGGQAMAVHKVGHARTGLGVSTYWLVVDLATGVGPIVLGALIVPLGYQNTFIAAAVLPIGALVFYLLVARRVRPAEPESI, encoded by the coding sequence ATGACCAAGCGGAACTCCACGTCCACCGCATCGGGGCGACCGGCGTCCCTGTGGACGCCGACCTTCGTCATGCTGGCGATCGCCCTGCTGGGCGTGGGGTTCACGTTCTATCTCCTCGTGCCGACCATGGCCGGCTATGCCGTGGCGAAATATGGTGCGTCCGCCACGGAGGCCGGCCTCGCCAGTTCGTCGTTCTTCTTCGGCGCGGTCGCCGCCCGTGCCCTCGCCGGCAGGGCCCTGGTCCGGTTCGGAACCCGGTCGGTCGTGCTGGGGTCGGTGGTCTGGCTTCTGGTCTCGTGCGCGAGCTACCTCCTGCCGGTGGGCCTCGCCGGGCTGATCGTCCTCCGGATCATCCACGGAGTCGGCTTCGGGTTCGCGGCCACAGCTCTGGTCAGCGCCGCCATGGCGATGATTCCGCCGACGCGGCGCGCAGAGGGCTCGGGCTGGTTCCTCATGGGCATGACGCTGGCGACGGGGTTCGCTCCCTTCGTCGCGCTGGTGCTGGTCAACTCCTCGGTGGGACAGACCGGCGTGTTCTGGCTGAGCCTGGGGTGCGCCGCCCTGGCGGTCGGCTGTGTCGCCGCCGTCGCACGGTCACTGCCCGGGCGACCGGCCAACCCGCCCCCGACCGTGCGGGGCCTCGGGGGCCTGATCGACCGCAAGGCGGTGCCGATCGGGCTGGTGATCGGAGCGTGTGCGTTCGCGTACGCCCTTGTTCTCGCCTATCTCAATCTGCACGCCGGGCAGCGCAACCTGATCGAGGCCGCGGGGTTGTATTTCCTCGTCTACGCCATCGTCATCATGGTGTCGCGGCCGGTCGCGGGGATGCTGCAGGATCGCTACAACGACGACGTCGTGACCATCCCGCTCCTCCTGACCTTCGCGGTCGGTCTCGTGATCACTGCGGTGGCGACCCACCCCGTGGCGCTGCTGGTCGGGGCCGCCCTGGTCGGTCTCGGGTACGGCACCATGCTCTCCGGCGGCCAGGCGATGGCTGTCCACAAGGTCGGGCACGCGCGCACGGGGCTCGGGGTGTCGACCTATTGGCTGGTGGTCGATCTGGCGACCGGCGTGGGCCCGATCGTGCTGGGCGCGCTGATCGTGCCGCTCGGTTATCAGAACACCTTCATCGCCGCCGCGGTGCTGCCGATCGGCGCGCTGGTGTTCTATCTGCTCGTGGCGCGGCGCGTCCGGCCGGCCGAACCCGAGTCGATCTGA
- the dxs gene encoding 1-deoxy-D-xylulose-5-phosphate synthase, whose product MPLLDRIRGPRDLEDLNRDELIQLAEEIRAFLVSNVSRTGGHLGPNLGVVELTLALHRVFDSPKDPIVFDTGHQSYVHKILTGRQAGFAKLRQKGGLSGYPSRSESDHDWVESSHASSSLSWAEGLAKGFRLTGEDRTVVAVIGDGALTGGMAWEAVNNIAIQKDLPLVIVANDNGRSYTPTVGGLARHLTSLRTDRRYEQGLDFIRRTMTQTPLVGPAAYEWFHGLKTGLKDVLAPQGLFADLGMKYVGPIDGHDIVEVERALTQAKRFGGPVIVHVLTQKGRGFAAAEKHEEDRFHSVGRIDEITGEPILVNPQRAWTDVFSEHLVAIGREREDVVAITAAMLHPTGLHRFAEAFPERTFDVGIAEQHAVASAAGLAAAGLHPVVAIYSTFLNRAFDQVVMDVALHRQGVTFVLDRAGVTGSDGASHNGVWDCSILSVVPGLHLAAPRDEVRLGEALRAAVDIADAPSVVRFGKDILPPAIEAVRSIDGVDVLAESGERQVLVVAHGAFVPLGLEVGERLSDQGIGVTLVDPVWALPVNPVMLDLAREHDLIISVEDSGVVGGLGSRLSQELRRHEIDTPLREFGVPDRFLGHASRGQILEELGLTSQEIARYAVEAVLRPQAVPATAGLDSSEA is encoded by the coding sequence ATGCCTTTGTTGGATCGCATCCGGGGTCCGCGTGATCTTGAGGACCTGAACCGCGACGAGCTCATTCAGCTCGCCGAGGAGATTCGCGCATTCCTGGTGAGCAATGTCAGCCGCACGGGGGGCCACCTGGGCCCCAACCTGGGTGTGGTCGAACTCACCCTGGCGCTGCACCGGGTGTTCGATTCACCCAAGGACCCGATCGTGTTCGACACGGGCCACCAGAGCTATGTCCACAAGATCCTCACCGGCCGCCAGGCCGGCTTCGCCAAGTTGCGCCAGAAGGGCGGCCTGTCCGGCTATCCCAGCCGGTCCGAGTCCGACCACGACTGGGTGGAGAGCTCCCATGCCTCGTCGTCGCTGTCGTGGGCCGAAGGGCTCGCCAAGGGCTTCCGGCTGACCGGTGAGGACCGGACGGTGGTGGCGGTCATCGGTGACGGTGCCCTCACCGGGGGCATGGCCTGGGAGGCGGTCAACAACATCGCCATCCAGAAGGATCTCCCCCTGGTGATCGTGGCCAACGACAACGGCCGGTCCTATACGCCGACCGTCGGCGGGCTGGCCCGCCACCTGACGTCGCTGCGCACCGACCGCCGCTATGAGCAGGGCCTCGATTTCATCCGCCGCACCATGACCCAGACGCCGCTCGTCGGGCCGGCCGCCTATGAGTGGTTCCACGGCCTCAAGACCGGCCTCAAGGACGTCCTCGCGCCGCAGGGGCTGTTCGCCGACCTCGGCATGAAATATGTCGGCCCCATCGACGGCCACGACATCGTCGAGGTGGAACGGGCACTCACCCAGGCCAAGCGCTTCGGCGGGCCCGTCATCGTGCACGTGCTGACCCAGAAGGGGCGCGGCTTCGCGGCGGCGGAGAAGCACGAGGAAGACCGGTTCCACTCGGTCGGCCGCATCGACGAGATCACCGGCGAACCCATCCTGGTCAACCCCCAGCGGGCCTGGACCGACGTGTTCTCCGAACACCTCGTGGCCATCGGCCGCGAGCGGGAGGATGTCGTGGCCATCACGGCCGCGATGCTGCACCCGACCGGCCTGCATCGGTTCGCGGAGGCGTTCCCGGAGCGCACGTTCGACGTCGGCATCGCCGAGCAGCACGCCGTGGCATCCGCTGCCGGCCTCGCAGCGGCCGGTCTCCATCCCGTGGTGGCGATCTATTCGACGTTCCTCAACCGGGCGTTCGACCAGGTCGTGATGGATGTGGCGCTGCACCGTCAGGGCGTCACGTTCGTGCTCGATCGCGCCGGTGTCACCGGTTCCGACGGAGCCAGCCACAACGGCGTCTGGGATTGCTCGATCCTGTCCGTGGTGCCCGGGCTCCACCTCGCCGCCCCGCGCGACGAGGTGCGGTTGGGGGAGGCGCTCCGCGCCGCCGTGGACATCGCCGATGCGCCAAGCGTCGTCCGGTTCGGCAAGGACATCCTGCCGCCCGCCATCGAAGCGGTCCGCTCGATCGACGGCGTCGATGTGCTCGCCGAGTCGGGTGAGCGTCAGGTCCTGGTCGTGGCCCACGGCGCGTTCGTCCCGCTCGGCCTCGAGGTCGGGGAGCGACTGTCGGATCAGGGCATCGGCGTCACCTTGGTCGACCCCGTCTGGGCCCTGCCGGTGAACCCGGTGATGCTCGACCTGGCCCGCGAGCACGATCTCATCATCTCGGTGGAGGATTCGGGTGTGGTCGGTGGCCTCGGGTCCCGGCTGAGCCAGGAACTCCGCCGCCACGAGATCGACACTCCGCTGCGCGAGTTCGGCGTACCCGATCGGTTCCTCGGCCACGCCTCCCGCGGTCAGATTCTCGAGGAGCTCGGCCTGACGTCCCAGGAGATCGCCCGCTATGCGGTCGAGGCCGTCCTGCGGCCCCAGGCGGTCCCGGCCACCGCGGGCCTCGATTCCAGCGAGGCCTGA
- a CDS encoding HIT family protein: MKCIACAIAEGTLEGEVVLHTGRTLAFLDHRPVFKGHVLVCPLPHADNLDDLSPERLGPLFADVRRIGAALEDALGCTGTFVAVNNKVSQSVPHLHVHVVPRTKGDGLRGFFWPRVKYADGELAAHGTLIREALARSDRLEQSQ; this comes from the coding sequence ATGAAATGCATCGCCTGCGCCATCGCCGAGGGAACGCTCGAGGGCGAGGTCGTGCTCCATACCGGGCGCACGCTGGCCTTCCTCGATCACCGCCCGGTGTTCAAGGGCCACGTCCTCGTGTGCCCGCTGCCCCATGCCGACAACCTCGACGACCTGTCCCCCGAGCGCCTGGGCCCGTTGTTCGCCGATGTGCGGCGCATCGGTGCCGCGCTCGAGGACGCCCTCGGCTGCACGGGCACTTTCGTGGCCGTCAACAACAAGGTGTCGCAGTCAGTGCCCCACCTGCATGTCCACGTCGTGCCGCGGACCAAGGGCGACGGGCTGCGGGGATTCTTCTGGCCGCGGGTGAAGTACGCCGACGGCGAGCTCGCCGCGCACGGCACGCTGATCCGGGAGGCCTTGGCCCGGAGTGATCGGCTCGAGCAGAGTCAGTAG
- the moeB gene encoding molybdopterin-synthase adenylyltransferase MoeB — MTGTPARAPGRPLVDPGPELTREELERYSRHLTMPQVGVDGQRRLKNARVLIIGAGGLGSPALHYLAAAGVGTLGIIDDDIVSISNLQRQVAHTMADLGRPKVDSAADAVARINPLVTVNRHDVRLTPDNAVEIFSGYDLVVDGADNFGTRYLVSDAAVLADIPVVWGSILRFDGQIAVFWSGHGPTYRHLFPEPPPPGEVPSCAEGGVFGMLPAVVGSVMVTEAVKLITGIGEPLVGRLLVHDALAQTWRTLRILPDPDAPPVTDLSGVEIACGLPAADAGPAAEEVVDADWLADRLERRARGEADFTLVDVRDDWERELVSIPGAVGVPLAAILADGAAALPIEIRNRDVILHCKAGVRSAQALGALRSHFALREETVKHLGGGIVEWIDEIDPTLPRY, encoded by the coding sequence ATGACGGGTACGCCCGCCCGCGCGCCGGGCCGTCCGCTCGTCGACCCGGGACCCGAGCTGACCCGGGAAGAACTCGAACGCTATTCGCGCCACCTGACCATGCCGCAGGTCGGCGTCGACGGGCAGCGGCGCCTCAAGAACGCCCGGGTCCTGATCATCGGCGCGGGCGGCCTGGGTTCCCCGGCGCTGCACTATCTCGCGGCAGCCGGCGTCGGCACGCTCGGGATCATCGACGACGACATCGTCTCGATCTCCAACCTGCAGCGCCAGGTGGCCCACACGATGGCCGACCTGGGCCGGCCCAAGGTGGATTCGGCGGCGGACGCCGTCGCCCGGATCAACCCGCTCGTGACGGTCAACAGACACGACGTGCGGCTCACCCCCGACAATGCGGTCGAGATCTTCTCCGGCTATGACCTGGTCGTGGACGGAGCCGACAACTTCGGGACGCGCTATCTGGTGAGCGATGCCGCCGTCCTGGCCGACATTCCCGTCGTCTGGGGCTCGATCCTCCGGTTCGACGGCCAGATCGCGGTGTTCTGGTCGGGGCACGGGCCGACCTACCGCCACCTGTTCCCCGAGCCGCCGCCGCCGGGTGAGGTGCCGTCGTGTGCGGAGGGCGGTGTGTTCGGCATGCTCCCGGCCGTCGTCGGCTCGGTCATGGTGACCGAGGCCGTGAAGCTGATCACAGGTATCGGCGAGCCGCTCGTCGGCCGTCTGCTCGTGCACGATGCGCTCGCGCAGACCTGGCGTACGCTCCGGATCCTGCCCGACCCGGACGCGCCTCCGGTGACCGACCTGAGCGGTGTGGAGATCGCCTGCGGGTTGCCTGCGGCCGATGCGGGACCGGCGGCCGAGGAAGTGGTCGATGCCGACTGGCTGGCCGACCGGCTGGAGCGTCGGGCCAGGGGAGAGGCCGACTTCACCCTCGTCGATGTCCGCGACGACTGGGAGCGCGAGTTGGTGTCGATCCCGGGAGCGGTGGGCGTACCCCTCGCGGCCATCCTGGCCGACGGCGCCGCCGCGCTGCCGATCGAGATCCGCAACCGCGATGTGATCCTGCACTGCAAGGCCGGCGTCCGCTCCGCGCAGGCGCTCGGCGCGCTGCGGTCCCACTTCGCGCTGCGCGAGGAGACGGTGAAACACCTGGGCGGCGGCATCGTCGAGTGGATCGACGAGATCGATCCGACGTTGCCGCGCTACTGA
- a CDS encoding thiazole synthase has translation MSADTLATTDALVIDGVALDSRLIMGTGGLTDLAMLERALVASGTSLTTVAVRRYAPTPGSGDSLYGLLRRNGIRILPNTAGCYTARDALLTAELGREALETDWVKLEVIADEDTLLPDGIELVDATEQLVARGFKVFAYTTDDPALAHRLEDVGATAVMPLGAPIGTGLGILNPHNIELIASRASVPVVLDAGIGTASEAALAMELGCDAVLLASAVTRAQDPVAMAAAMKHAVVAGRLAAGAGRIPRRRHAVASSPMAGRIAAVEAASIPRGDWPGVGDR, from the coding sequence ATGAGCGCGGACACCCTCGCCACGACCGATGCCCTGGTGATCGACGGCGTCGCCCTCGACTCGCGCCTGATCATGGGCACCGGTGGACTCACCGACCTGGCCATGCTCGAGCGGGCGCTCGTCGCGTCCGGGACGTCGCTCACGACCGTTGCGGTACGCCGGTATGCGCCGACGCCGGGCTCCGGGGACTCCCTCTATGGCCTGCTCAGGCGCAATGGCATCCGGATCCTGCCGAACACCGCCGGCTGCTACACCGCCCGCGATGCCCTCCTGACCGCCGAGCTCGGCCGCGAAGCCCTAGAAACCGACTGGGTGAAACTCGAGGTCATCGCCGACGAGGACACCCTGCTGCCCGACGGAATCGAGCTCGTGGACGCCACGGAGCAGTTGGTGGCGCGCGGGTTCAAGGTGTTCGCGTACACCACCGATGATCCCGCCCTCGCCCACCGACTGGAGGATGTCGGTGCCACCGCCGTGATGCCGCTCGGCGCCCCCATCGGGACGGGTCTGGGCATCCTCAACCCCCACAACATCGAACTGATCGCCTCGCGGGCGAGCGTGCCGGTCGTGCTGGACGCCGGCATCGGCACGGCTTCGGAGGCCGCGCTGGCCATGGAACTCGGCTGCGACGCGGTCCTCCTCGCCTCGGCTGTGACCCGGGCCCAGGACCCGGTGGCGATGGCCGCGGCGATGAAGCATGCGGTCGTGGCCGGTCGCCTGGCCGCAGGGGCGGGACGCATCCCGCGCCGTCGGCACGCCGTGGCTTCGTCGCCCATGGCTGGTCGCATCGCCGCAGTCGAGGCGGCATCGATCCCGCGCGGCGACTGGCCCGGAGTGGGGGACCGATGA
- the thiS gene encoding sulfur carrier protein ThiS: MTTATLALQVNGEARTFPAGTTVLDAVGTLLGRELRPDGRAADGGSLGVAVALDEVVVPRSRWAGTALTDGQQLEIVTAVQGG, encoded by the coding sequence ATGACCACCGCCACCCTCGCTCTGCAGGTCAACGGCGAAGCCAGGACCTTCCCTGCGGGCACCACCGTGCTCGACGCCGTGGGCACCCTGCTCGGCCGCGAGCTGCGACCCGACGGCAGGGCCGCCGACGGTGGTTCCCTCGGGGTGGCCGTCGCGCTCGACGAAGTCGTCGTACCCCGATCGCGCTGGGCCGGCACCGCCCTCACCGACGGCCAGCAGCTCGAAATCGTCACCGCGGTGCAGGGAGGCTGA
- the thiO gene encoding glycine oxidase ThiO — protein MSPERVIVVGAGIVGLAAAFELRRRGVRVAVIDPEPGSGATHAAAGMLAPVSEVQYGQEALLPLMVAAAGEYGPFLTDVAAATDLPTGYRREPTLVVAVDPADARTLADLTDHQVEAGLTLNRLTTREARRLEPGLSPRLSAAVEIAGDHQVDPRQLALALIDALTQNQPLGMPGGHDAGPAQFVPHEATGLLTRDGRVAGVRLDTGTQLEADAVVLANGTGAAHLEGLPDGLDLRLRPVHGDILRLAVPDHLLAPGEAHLLTRTVRGLVGGRPVYLVPREDRTLVLGATSREDGVAGVRVDGVHQLLHDARALVPAIGECEIREMTARARPGTPDDLPYLGATGLPGLFVSTGHFRHGVLLAPLAARLLAELITHEQDPARDHSLDHDHLAATDPLRHSGGPNEGQTR, from the coding sequence GTGTCGCCAGAGCGCGTCATCGTGGTGGGTGCCGGGATCGTCGGGCTGGCCGCTGCGTTCGAACTGCGCCGCAGAGGCGTACGCGTGGCCGTGATCGATCCCGAACCCGGAAGCGGTGCTACGCACGCCGCCGCCGGGATGCTGGCGCCGGTGTCGGAGGTGCAATACGGACAGGAAGCCTTGCTGCCGCTCATGGTCGCGGCGGCAGGGGAGTACGGACCGTTCCTCACAGACGTGGCCGCGGCCACCGACCTGCCCACGGGCTATCGCCGGGAGCCGACGCTGGTGGTCGCCGTCGACCCCGCCGATGCGCGAACGCTCGCCGACCTCACCGATCATCAGGTCGAGGCCGGCCTGACCCTGAATCGACTGACCACCCGCGAGGCCCGGCGCCTCGAACCGGGGCTCAGTCCCCGACTCTCGGCCGCCGTGGAGATCGCCGGCGACCACCAGGTCGATCCCCGACAACTGGCCCTCGCGCTCATCGATGCCCTCACGCAGAACCAGCCACTCGGGATGCCCGGCGGTCACGATGCCGGCCCGGCCCAGTTCGTGCCCCACGAGGCGACCGGCCTGCTGACGCGCGACGGGCGGGTGGCCGGCGTACGCCTTGACACTGGAACCCAACTCGAAGCCGACGCGGTCGTGCTCGCAAACGGCACCGGCGCGGCTCACCTCGAAGGGCTCCCGGACGGATTGGACCTGCGCCTTCGGCCCGTCCACGGCGACATCCTCCGGCTGGCCGTGCCGGATCACCTGCTGGCCCCGGGAGAGGCTCACCTGCTGACCCGGACGGTGCGCGGTCTCGTCGGCGGGCGGCCCGTTTATCTCGTGCCTCGCGAGGATCGCACGCTCGTGCTCGGGGCGACGAGCCGGGAGGACGGGGTGGCGGGCGTACGCGTCGACGGCGTCCACCAGCTGCTGCACGATGCTCGGGCGCTCGTCCCGGCCATCGGGGAGTGCGAGATCCGGGAGATGACCGCGCGGGCACGACCGGGTACGCCCGACGACCTGCCCTATCTCGGCGCGACCGGCCTGCCCGGCCTGTTCGTCTCCACCGGGCATTTCCGTCACGGTGTGTTGCTCGCCCCTCTCGCCGCCCGGCTGCTGGCCGAACTCATCACCCACGAGCAGGATCCAGCCCGCGATCACTCGCTCGATCATGATCACCTCGCTGCCACTGACCCCCTGCGGCATTCGGGCGGCCCGAACGAAGGACAGACACGATGA